TTGCGATGATGAGTTTTTCTTGATCAGAGAAGATAAAACAAGAGAGTTTTTTGCAGATCTCAAGGGGAACAACAGAAGAAAATGAGAGGTTATTGGGAAGCTTTGGATTCATTGGCATATTTCTCTTCTAGAGCTTGAATGCGTATTTCTTTGAGAAGATTTTTGAAATCTTGGGGAAAAGATGAAGTTGGAGTTTTGTTGTTTTTGTATGGATGGATGATTTTGGGAGAAATGATAATCACCATTTCTTCGCTAAAATGATTGCTCCATCGATATTTAAAAAGATATTCAAGCAAAGGAATATCTCCCAAAATGGGGATTTTGAACTCTTTTTTGTTTTCAAGTTCTGAGATTAGTCCTCCCAAAACAACTTTTTCTCCATTTTTGACTTTAACCAAAGAAGAGAGCTGATTAGTGGAGAGATTCGGGGGAGTTTTGAGTGCATTGGGCTCATTTTCAAGTGAGGCATTTTTGGTGCGTGTAATAGATGGATTGATTTTTAAAATAATCTCATCTCCTTGGATAGAGGGAGTAACATCAAGCAAAACTCCAGCAAAAAGACTAGGATAGGTTTCGATGGAGTTTTGGATATTAGAGCCTTGAGATGAGCTTTGATATATGGAGTTTTGCGTATAGCGCAAGACGCTTCCTACAGAGATGATAGCGGGTTGGTTATTGAGCGTAAGAACCTTGGGATTGCTAAGGGATTTGGTCACCCCATAGGTTTGCAAAAATTCAATGATTCGATTAAGGGTTGTGCCTTGAGAAAGAATATTGAGTTCCATATTAATTCCTTGATTACCAATTTGGATCAAGCTACTTCCTCCAGATAGGCTTGGGGAGGGAATCATAAGATTGCCAAGATTGTAAAACTCATTCCAGTTGATTCCAGCAGTGTTGGATTTCTCATGTTTGATAAGAAA
Above is a genomic segment from Helicobacter kayseriensis containing:
- the mshL gene encoding pilus (MSHA type) biogenesis protein MshL; the protein is MRSIWSALLLSCILHSQDCTQLFTLQSKDKLNSLEILEEVARACKLNLIYTDSLAQKILAQNYPKLYINNLPASTLIDLILSESHLHYSFKEKILKITFLHTQTYEINYVSTSRMGSSSTDVVLSPNPSSQDIFPHSNDLQNSFPNPTALSNTGRSGTKIFSVDENNFWGDLYKEITEIAYRPEDKFIDQIPKSITINKNAGLLTITATQSQHKRIKAYLDRLHQKMHAQVLIDVHIFLIKHEKSNTAGINWNEFYNLGNLMIPSPSLSGGSSLIQIGNQGINMELNILSQGTTLNRIIEFLQTYGVTKSLSNPKVLTLNNQPAIISVGSVLRYTQNSIYQSSSQGSNIQNSIETYPSLFAGVLLDVTPSIQGDEIILKINPSITRTKNASLENEPNALKTPPNLSTNQLSSLVKVKNGEKVVLGGLISELENKKEFKIPILGDIPLLEYLFKYRWSNHFSEEMVIIISPKIIHPYKNNKTPTSSFPQDFKNLLKEIRIQALEEKYANESKASQ